In a single window of the Caulobacter soli genome:
- the amaB gene encoding L-piperidine-6-carboxylate dehydrogenase, whose product MTTLPSAVAEARAILGRLGVTAPLDGGTLAARSPVTGEVLAQLPEHTPAQATAAIDAAHDAYLAWRKVPAPRRGELVRLLGEELRAAKADLAALVTLEAGKVVSEGLGEVQEMIDICDYAVGLSRQLFGLTIATERPAHRMMETWHPLGVVGVISAFNFPVAVWSWNAALALVCGDAVVWKPSEKTPLVALATQALFERAAARFGSDAPAGLSTLLMGGREVGEALVDHPKVPLVSATGSTAMGRTVGPKLAARFARALLELGGNNAAIVAPSADLDLTLRGVAFAAMGTAGQRCTTLRRLFVHDSVYDAFVGRLKSAYPSVPVGDPRQAGVLVGPLIDKAAFDAMQSALDQARAAGGRVVGGDRVEVAGADAFYVSPALVEIDEQVGIVRRETFAPILYVMRYTELADAIAAQNDVAQGLSSSIFTLNVREAELFVSGEGSDCGIANVNIGPSGAEIGGAFGGEKETGGGREAGSDSWKAYMRRATNTVNYGTTLPLAQGVTFDV is encoded by the coding sequence ATGACCACCCTGCCCTCCGCCGTCGCCGAAGCCCGCGCCATCCTCGGCCGCCTCGGCGTCACCGCGCCCCTCGACGGCGGAACCCTGGCCGCGCGGTCGCCGGTCACCGGCGAGGTCCTGGCCCAGTTGCCCGAGCACACCCCCGCCCAGGCGACGGCCGCCATCGACGCCGCCCACGACGCCTATCTCGCCTGGCGCAAGGTTCCCGCTCCGCGTCGCGGCGAGTTGGTGCGACTGCTGGGCGAGGAGCTGCGCGCCGCCAAGGCCGACCTGGCCGCCCTGGTCACCCTGGAGGCCGGCAAGGTGGTCTCCGAGGGCCTGGGCGAGGTGCAGGAGATGATCGACATCTGCGACTACGCCGTGGGCCTGTCGCGCCAGCTGTTCGGCCTGACCATCGCCACCGAGCGTCCGGCCCACCGGATGATGGAGACTTGGCATCCGCTGGGCGTGGTGGGGGTGATCAGCGCCTTCAACTTCCCCGTCGCCGTCTGGTCGTGGAACGCGGCCCTGGCCTTGGTCTGCGGCGACGCCGTGGTCTGGAAGCCGTCGGAGAAGACCCCGCTGGTGGCCCTGGCGACCCAGGCGTTGTTCGAGCGCGCCGCCGCCCGGTTCGGTTCGGACGCGCCGGCCGGCCTGTCGACCCTGCTGATGGGCGGCCGCGAGGTCGGCGAGGCCCTGGTCGACCATCCGAAGGTCCCGCTGGTCTCGGCCACCGGCTCGACGGCCATGGGCCGCACGGTGGGCCCCAAGCTGGCCGCCCGCTTCGCCCGCGCCCTGCTGGAGCTGGGCGGCAACAACGCCGCCATCGTCGCCCCTTCGGCCGATCTCGACCTGACCCTGCGCGGCGTCGCCTTCGCGGCCATGGGCACGGCGGGCCAGCGCTGCACCACCCTGCGCCGGCTGTTCGTGCACGACAGCGTCTATGACGCCTTCGTCGGTCGCCTGAAGAGCGCCTATCCGTCGGTGCCGGTCGGCGACCCGCGCCAGGCCGGCGTGCTGGTCGGCCCGCTGATCGACAAGGCCGCCTTCGACGCCATGCAGTCGGCGCTGGACCAGGCTCGCGCGGCCGGCGGCCGGGTGGTCGGCGGCGACCGCGTCGAGGTCGCGGGCGCTGACGCCTTCTACGTGTCGCCCGCCCTGGTCGAGATCGACGAGCAGGTCGGCATCGTCAGGCGCGAGACCTTCGCGCCCATCCTCTACGTGATGCGCTACACCGAGCTGGCCGACGCCATCGCCGCCCAGAACGACGTGGCCCAGGGGCTGTCGTCGTCGATCTTCACGCTCAATGTCCGCGAGGCCGAGCTGTTCGTGTCGGGCGAGGGCAGCGACTGCGGCATCGCCAACGTCAATATCGGCCCCTCGGGCGCCGAGATCGGCGGGGCGTTTGGCGGCGAGAAGGAGACCGGCGGCGGCCGCGAGGCCGGCTCCGACAGCTGGAAGGCCTATATGCGTCGCGCCACCAACACCGTGAACTACGGAACCACCCTGCCGCTGGCGCAGGGGGTCACGTTCGACGTTTGA
- a CDS encoding pirin family protein yields MIDVRTFDSLGGANHGWLDAKHHFSFADYHDPRRVHHGALRVWNDDTIAAGTGFPPHPHADMEIITYVREGAITHQDSLGNKGRTEAGDVQVMSAGTGIRHSEYNLESDTTKIFQIWIIPNKRGEGPAWGAKPFPKGDRSGKFVALASGFEGDTDALPIRTDARVLGATLKAGEVTEYAIGADRKGYLVPSTGKVEINGVILNTRDGAAIQDEAVIRVKALEDAELVLVDAA; encoded by the coding sequence ATGATTGACGTCAGAACCTTCGACAGCCTCGGCGGCGCCAACCACGGTTGGCTGGACGCCAAGCACCATTTCTCGTTCGCCGACTACCACGATCCGCGCCGCGTCCATCACGGCGCCCTGCGGGTGTGGAACGACGACACCATCGCGGCCGGCACCGGCTTTCCGCCCCACCCGCACGCCGACATGGAGATCATCACCTATGTCCGCGAAGGCGCGATCACCCACCAGGACAGCCTGGGCAACAAGGGTCGCACCGAGGCGGGCGACGTCCAGGTGATGAGCGCCGGCACCGGCATCCGTCACTCGGAATACAATCTGGAAAGCGACACGACCAAGATCTTCCAGATCTGGATCATCCCGAACAAGCGCGGCGAAGGTCCGGCCTGGGGCGCCAAGCCGTTCCCCAAGGGCGACCGCAGCGGCAAGTTCGTGGCCCTGGCCAGCGGCTTCGAGGGCGACACCGACGCCTTGCCGATCCGCACCGACGCCCGGGTCCTGGGCGCGACGCTGAAGGCCGGTGAAGTCACCGAATATGCCATCGGCGCCGACCGCAAGGGCTACCTCGTTCCGTCGACCGGCAAGGTCGAGATCAACGGCGTGATCCTCAACACCCGCGACGGCGCGGCCATCCAGGACGAGGCCGTCATCCGCGTCAAGGCGCTGGAAGACGCCGAACTGGTGCTGGTCGACGCCGCCTAA
- a CDS encoding sensor histidine kinase, giving the protein MSWTDWLLNPSGLTPHGFCLSWAPGLVALHAGSDVVIGLAYLSIPLAIAAFVRRRPDIKYSWVAYLFVAFILACGTTHLMAILTLWVPAYGVEGIIKLVTAILSIATAAILWPLIPKAAALPSAAELERRVEARTAELTAALAQRDLLLREVYHRVKNNLQIVDSLLVMQTRQMPDPEAKQALRSLRDRVFALGLVHQQLMGSTDLKTFDIAPFLHELSTNIVHGGGANDVDLSVEAIPLDVGLDFAIPLGLLVNELVTNSLKHAFPDGQGEIDVNLSRADDGGLLLVVADNGKGYSRDGAGLGGEPAAKMALGSTIIEGLVAQLKGTIMVQSRRGQTRSEIRVADPVAA; this is encoded by the coding sequence ATGTCGTGGACCGACTGGCTGCTTAATCCTTCCGGCCTGACGCCGCACGGCTTCTGCCTCAGTTGGGCGCCCGGCCTGGTCGCGCTGCACGCGGGTTCCGACGTCGTCATCGGCCTGGCCTATCTGTCGATCCCGCTGGCCATCGCCGCCTTCGTCCGCCGCCGGCCCGACATCAAGTACAGCTGGGTGGCCTATCTGTTCGTGGCCTTCATCCTGGCCTGCGGCACCACCCACCTGATGGCCATCCTGACCCTGTGGGTGCCGGCCTATGGCGTGGAGGGGATCATCAAGCTGGTCACCGCCATCCTGTCGATCGCCACGGCCGCCATCCTGTGGCCGCTGATCCCCAAGGCCGCCGCCCTGCCGTCGGCCGCCGAGCTGGAGCGCCGGGTCGAGGCGCGCACAGCCGAGCTGACCGCCGCCCTGGCCCAGCGCGACCTGCTGCTGCGCGAGGTCTATCACCGGGTGAAGAACAACTTGCAGATCGTCGACAGCCTGCTGGTGATGCAGACCCGCCAGATGCCCGATCCCGAGGCCAAGCAGGCCCTGCGAAGCCTGCGCGACCGGGTCTTCGCCCTGGGCCTGGTCCATCAGCAGCTGATGGGCTCGACCGACCTGAAGACTTTCGACATCGCGCCGTTCCTGCACGAGCTGTCGACCAACATCGTGCACGGCGGCGGGGCCAACGACGTGGACCTGTCGGTCGAGGCCATTCCCCTGGACGTCGGCCTGGACTTCGCCATTCCCCTGGGCCTGCTGGTCAACGAGCTGGTGACCAACTCGCTCAAGCACGCCTTTCCCGACGGCCAGGGCGAGATCGACGTCAATCTCAGCCGGGCCGACGACGGCGGCCTGCTGCTGGTCGTCGCCGACAACGGCAAGGGCTACAGCCGCGACGGCGCGGGTCTGGGAGGAGAGCCGGCGGCCAAGATGGCCCTGGGCTCCACGATCATCGAAGGTTTAGTCGCTCAGTTGAAGGGTACGATCATGGTTCAGAGCCGCCGAGGCCAGACCCGCAGCGAAATCCGCGTCGCCGATCCGGTGGCCGCATGA
- a CDS encoding helix-turn-helix domain-containing protein — MNDTETRSPHPIDRHVGALIRLRRRALKISQTELATAVGVTFQQVQKYERGANRVSASKLYEIAQKLDTPLVAFFEGLDGPVEEGRTPRDEVIRFLDQPGSHALVKAFSGLRPQVRGQLVALAQALATAED; from the coding sequence TTGAACGACACCGAGACCCGCTCCCCGCACCCTATCGACCGCCATGTCGGCGCCCTTATCCGTCTGCGACGCCGGGCGCTGAAGATCAGCCAGACCGAGCTGGCCACGGCCGTGGGCGTCACCTTCCAGCAGGTGCAGAAATACGAGCGCGGGGCCAATCGGGTCAGCGCGTCGAAGCTGTACGAGATCGCCCAGAAGCTCGACACGCCGCTGGTCGCCTTCTTCGAGGGGTTGGATGGCCCGGTCGAAGAGGGGCGGACGCCGCGCGACGAGGTCATCCGCTTCCTCGACCAGCCGGGCTCGCACGCCCTGGTCAAGGCCTTCTCGGGCCTTCGTCCCCAGGTGCGCGGCCAGCTGGTCGCCTTGGCCCAGGCCCTGGCCACCGCCGAGGATTAG
- a CDS encoding 2-oxoadipate dioxygenase/decarboxylase family protein, producing MSHLSTLVASAVGQKAAATILDVLDIDPALTAQAEGPVSRAVFAMALNAVLFHDIMGRVPLGAAYTTERRAAGHRILFDHGALRTIDFGDGAPTGALPAGHLAFARILEPLGYHVADLYPLDRLKMTGRAFAHRDFPEAIPQFFVSELHVTRFSGAFQVIAHAVFDTTADALQEEARRALAAFAAEGACDLDAARAALPQVVAAFERTHATPRLEHYKALLAESAEAAWIATEGQAFNHATDRVPDVEAVADVQKALGRPVKDTVEVSGSGRVRQTAFKAQPVERVFVTDEGEVTLTVPGSFHEFISRDRHVDEAGVERLDLRFDSSNAQGIFKMTGTG from the coding sequence ATGAGCCACCTCTCCACCCTCGTCGCCTCGGCCGTCGGCCAGAAGGCCGCCGCCACGATCCTGGACGTGCTGGACATCGACCCGGCCCTGACGGCCCAGGCCGAGGGGCCCGTCTCGCGCGCGGTGTTCGCCATGGCCCTGAACGCGGTGCTGTTCCACGACATCATGGGCCGGGTGCCCCTGGGCGCGGCCTACACCACCGAGCGCCGGGCGGCGGGTCACCGGATCCTATTCGACCACGGCGCCCTGCGGACCATCGATTTCGGCGACGGCGCTCCCACCGGCGCCCTGCCGGCCGGCCACCTGGCCTTCGCGCGGATCCTGGAGCCCTTGGGCTATCACGTCGCCGACCTCTATCCGCTGGACCGCTTGAAGATGACCGGCCGGGCCTTCGCCCACCGCGACTTCCCCGAGGCCATCCCGCAGTTCTTCGTCAGCGAGCTGCACGTGACCCGCTTCTCGGGCGCCTTCCAGGTGATCGCTCACGCCGTGTTCGACACCACCGCAGACGCCTTGCAGGAAGAGGCCCGCCGCGCCCTGGCCGCCTTCGCCGCCGAGGGCGCCTGCGACCTGGACGCGGCCCGCGCCGCCCTGCCCCAGGTGGTCGCCGCCTTCGAGCGCACCCACGCCACGCCGCGGCTGGAGCACTACAAGGCCCTGCTGGCCGAGTCGGCCGAGGCCGCCTGGATCGCCACCGAGGGCCAGGCCTTCAACCACGCCACCGACCGCGTGCCCGACGTCGAGGCCGTGGCCGACGTCCAGAAGGCCCTGGGCCGCCCCGTGAAGGACACCGTCGAGGTCTCCGGCTCGGGCCGCGTGCGCCAGACCGCCTTCAAGGCCCAGCCGGTGGAGCGCGTGTTCGTCACCGATGAGGGCGAGGTCACGCTGACCGTGCCGGGCTCGTTCCACGAGTTCATCAGCCGCGACCGCCACGTCGACGAGGCGGGCGTCGAGCGACTGGACCTGCGGTTCGACAGTTCCAACGCCCAAGGCATCTTCAAGATGACCGGCACGGGCTGA
- a CDS encoding response regulator, with the protein MSAALNRLVLVVDDEFLIAQGLCMQVEDMDMTVCGTATTADEALALAMMHKPEVVLMDVRLRGDKDGVDAALAIHATVGSKVIFITGSRESATIERIYQDHPAEVLFKPVSDRQLRLAIGQALAS; encoded by the coding sequence ATGAGCGCCGCCCTCAATCGTCTGGTGCTCGTGGTCGACGACGAGTTCCTGATCGCCCAGGGCCTGTGCATGCAGGTCGAGGACATGGACATGACGGTGTGCGGCACGGCCACCACCGCCGACGAGGCCCTGGCCCTGGCCATGATGCACAAGCCCGAGGTGGTGCTGATGGACGTGCGCCTGCGCGGCGACAAGGACGGCGTCGACGCCGCCCTGGCCATCCACGCCACGGTCGGCTCCAAGGTGATCTTCATCACCGGCTCGCGCGAGTCCGCCACGATCGAGCGGATCTACCAGGACCATCCGGCCGAGGTGCTGTTCAAGCCGGTGTCAGACCGCCAGTTGCGGCTGGCGATCGGCCAAGCGCTGGCGAGCTAG
- the wrbA gene encoding NAD(P)H:quinone oxidoreductase, which translates to MAKVLVLYYSAYGHIETMANAVAEGARAAGATVDIKRVPELVPEEVAKKSYYKMDQAAPIATIADLENYDAIIVGTGTRFGRMSSQMANFLDQAGGLWARGALNGKVGAAFTSSATQHGGNETTLFSIITNLLHFGMTIVGLPYSHQGQMTLEEITGGAPYGATTIAAADGSRQPSQIELDGARHQGELVAKTAAKLFG; encoded by the coding sequence GTGGCCAAGGTTCTCGTTCTTTATTACTCCGCCTACGGTCACATCGAGACCATGGCCAACGCCGTCGCCGAAGGCGCCCGCGCCGCCGGCGCCACGGTCGACATCAAGCGCGTGCCGGAACTGGTGCCCGAAGAGGTCGCCAAGAAGTCCTATTACAAGATGGATCAGGCCGCTCCGATCGCCACGATCGCCGACCTGGAAAACTACGACGCCATCATCGTCGGCACCGGCACCCGCTTTGGCCGCATGAGCTCGCAGATGGCCAACTTCCTGGACCAAGCCGGCGGCCTGTGGGCGCGCGGCGCGCTGAACGGCAAGGTGGGCGCGGCCTTCACCTCGTCGGCCACCCAGCACGGCGGTAACGAGACCACCCTGTTCTCGATCATCACCAACCTGCTGCACTTCGGCATGACGATCGTGGGCCTGCCCTACAGCCACCAGGGCCAGATGACCCTGGAGGAAATCACTGGCGGCGCGCCCTACGGCGCCACCACCATCGCCGCGGCCGACGGTTCGCGTCAGCCCAGCCAGATCGAACTGGACGGCGCCCGCCACCAGGGCGAGCTGGTCGCCAAGACCGCCGCGAAGCTGTTCGGCTAA
- a CDS encoding LysR family transcriptional regulator, whose product MKLPDFEAWAVFAKVAETGSFVGAAQQLNLSKATVSKAVTRLEQKLGATLFHRTSRRLSLTEAGRASLHRATHILQEGEALEAEASAQSATPRGLVRVAAPMSFGIAHLGPALPEFFALYPEVSVELSLSDQLVDIVEDGFDLALRISALEDSSLLARRLCPVRVMLVGSPAYFDQRGRPQHPKDLTTHSGLFYTGGRSKEVWRFEHAEHGQYAVSVPSPLRVNNADILRPSLLAGLGVAMQPDFLAWEDVKSGLLEEVLPDWAPPPIALHLVTPPSTIRPARVEVLIAFLAKRMATAPWLG is encoded by the coding sequence ATGAAACTCCCCGACTTCGAGGCCTGGGCGGTGTTCGCCAAGGTGGCCGAGACCGGCTCGTTCGTCGGGGCGGCCCAGCAGCTGAACCTGTCGAAGGCCACGGTGTCCAAGGCCGTCACCCGGTTGGAGCAGAAGCTGGGGGCGACGCTGTTCCACCGCACCTCGCGGCGGCTGTCCCTGACCGAGGCGGGCCGCGCCTCGCTGCATCGCGCGACGCACATTCTGCAGGAAGGCGAGGCCCTGGAGGCCGAGGCCTCGGCCCAGTCGGCCACGCCGCGCGGCCTGGTGCGGGTGGCCGCGCCGATGTCGTTCGGCATCGCCCACCTGGGCCCGGCCCTGCCGGAGTTCTTCGCCCTCTATCCCGAGGTGTCGGTCGAGCTGTCGCTGTCGGACCAGTTGGTCGACATCGTCGAGGACGGCTTCGACCTGGCCCTGCGGATCTCGGCCCTGGAGGACTCCAGTCTGCTGGCCCGGCGGCTGTGCCCGGTGCGGGTGATGCTGGTCGGCTCGCCGGCCTATTTCGACCAGCGCGGCCGGCCCCAGCATCCCAAGGACCTGACCACTCACAGCGGCCTTTTCTACACCGGCGGCCGCTCCAAGGAGGTCTGGCGGTTCGAGCATGCCGAGCACGGACAATACGCGGTCAGCGTGCCCTCGCCCCTACGGGTCAACAACGCCGACATCCTGCGACCCTCGCTGCTGGCCGGCCTGGGCGTGGCCATGCAGCCGGACTTTCTGGCCTGGGAAGACGTGAAGAGCGGCTTGCTGGAAGAGGTGCTGCCCGACTGGGCCCCGCCGCCCATCGCCCTGCACCTGGTCACC